In one window of Harpia harpyja isolate bHarHar1 chromosome 11, bHarHar1 primary haplotype, whole genome shotgun sequence DNA:
- the BORCS8 gene encoding BLOC-1-related complex subunit 8 isoform X1, protein MEEPEMQLKVKKVTDKFTESMYVLANEPSVALYRLQEHVRRSLPELAQHKSDMQSWEEQSQGAIYTVEYACSAIKNMTDSSVYFKSIDSLLKQAIAMKDQLNAAQGRSTVAPQAKNPPASS, encoded by the exons atgGAGGAGCCCGAGATGCAGCTGAAGGTGAAGAAAG TTACGGACAAATTCACAGAGAGCATGTACGTCCTGGCCAACGAGCCCTCCGTGGCACTGTACCGGCTGCAGGAGCACGTGCGGAGATCCCTTCCAGAGCTCGCACAGCACAAG tCCGAcatgcagagctgggaggagcaAAGCCAAGGAGCCATCTACACAGTGGAGTATGCCTGCAG TGCCATAAAGAACATGACTGACAGCAGCGTGTACTTCAAGAGCATTGACAGCCTGCTCAAACAAGCCATAGCCATGAAGGATCAGCTGAATGCTGCTCAGGGCCGCAG CACTGTTGCCCCACAAGCCAAGAATCCTCCAGCCAGTTCCTGA
- the MEF2B gene encoding LOW QUALITY PROTEIN: myocyte-specific enhancer factor 2B (The sequence of the model RefSeq protein was modified relative to this genomic sequence to represent the inferred CDS: deleted 1 base in 1 codon), translated as MGRKKIQISRILDQRNRQVTFTKRKFGLMKKAYELSVLCDCEIALIIFNSTNRLFQYASTDMDKVLLKYTEYSEPHESRTNSDILETLKRKGLGLESHELELDEGSDPGEKARRLSEGMDLSVARPRFYSPAPLPEAAYGSSPPAADASLGSTSGSPQGQGRPPAFKPAAPKPPGRSPGPLPPGIGYPLFPAGSLNRALATKTPPPLYLGAEGRRGEAHGGLASGRSGGSTARPLYPTLQTLSPVLTPGSSGVPSHGLTGFPFLAPAQAAEFGAGETPLPPGFLQPGPTAWQHPRDMAALGVSSRMVSTEEPAPAPSTSPQHQAISIKSERVSPGLGCPSGTPQPPLASLASLSEASRGSGDLQPRDDYAKGYPYPLGPPRPLAEEQRAPIPTRRAQAMDAWQR; from the exons ATGGGCcggaaaaaaatacagatcagCCGAATACTGGATCAGCGGAACCGGCAG gTGACCTTCACCAAGCGGAAATTCGGGCTGATGAAGAAGGCGTACGAGCTGAGCGTCCTGTGCGACTGCGAGATCGCCCTCATCATCTTCAACAGCACCAACCGCCTCTTCCAGTACGCCAGCACCGACATGGACAAGGTGCTGCTCAAGTACACGGAGTACAGCGAGCCCCACGAGAGCCGCACCAATTCTGACATCCTTGAG ACGCTGAAGCgcaaggggctggggctggaaagCCACGAGCTGGAGCTGGACGAGGGGTCGGATCCTGGGGAGAAGGCACGAAGGCTGAGCGAGGGCATGGACCTGTCGGTGGCACGACCCAGGTTTTAC AGCCCTGCGCCGCTGCCCGAAGCAGCCTACGGCagctccccgccggccgccgaCGCGTCCTTGGGCAGCACCAGCGGCTCTCCGCAGGGCcagggccgcccgcccgccttcAAGCCGGCAGCGCCGAAGCCACCGGGACGCTCGCCGGGACCGCTGCCCCCAG GTATCGGCTACCCCCTCTTCCCTGCCGGCAGCCTGAACCGAGCCCTGGCCACCAAGACCCCCCCGCCGCTCTACCTGGGGGCAGAGGGCCGGCGTGGCGAAGCCCACGGCGGCTTGGCAAGCGGCCGGAGTGGCGGCAGCACGGCG CGGCCGCTGTACCCCACTCTGCAGACCCTGAGCCCCGTGCTCACCCCGGGCAGCTCCGGCGTCCCAAGCCACGGCCTCACCGGCTTCCCCTTCCTCGCCCCAGCCCAAGCAG CAGAGTTTGGGGCTGGCGAGaccccgctg ccccccggcTTCCTGCAGCCCGGCCCCACGGCGTGGCAGCACCCACGGGACATGGCAGCGCTGGG GGTCAGCAGCCGGATGGTGTCCACCGaagagccggccccggcccccagcacctccccgcAGCACCAAGCCATCAGCATCAAGTCGGAGCGGGtctccccggggctgggctgtccctcgggcaccccccagccccccctggCCAGCCTGGCCTCCCTGAGCGAAGCATCCCGAGGCTCCGGAGACCTCCAGCCACGGGATGACTATGCCAAGGGGTACCCCTACCCCCTGGGCCCCCCCCGGCCGCTGGCGGAGGAGCAGCGGGCCCCCATCCCCACACGGCGGGCGCAGGCCATGGACGCTTGGCAGAGATAG
- the TMEM221 gene encoding transmembrane protein 221, which translates to MPAAYPQRALTVLLLFGTLAAAMALLASSLIFQLPSGRAGTGVGPGPGPGPGRGALPEPAAAVLLPVSAVLAALCLVLNVSCLLLCLLHGYFSTELCRGQPGPDRADWFLLDSRTVRHAAIGLFCCGVSVYLTALAIYMLLLFELEAGIASACILSSGIIVLLITVTHALVRASQVSRRTRSEVSHTLYENDSAQHGESSTSDLNNKNVATPRPRPEIHREFSFPPFLERKSQLGSPASSNLTSSGSPGLRSEKESYNLPRTHRTLSAESGLLQAQSKPWNGVTQEMRNVLSRKPGASGKDSTLV; encoded by the exons ATGCCCGCCGCCTACCCGCAACGGGCCCTGACGGTGCTGCTGCTCTTCGGTACGTTGGCCGCCGCCATGGCCCTGCTCGCCTCCAGCCTCATCTTCCAGTTGCCGTCGGGGCGGGCCGGTACCGGTgtcggtcccggtcccggtcccggtcccggtcgaGGGGctctgccggagccggcggccgcCGTGTTACTGCCGGTATCGGCCGTGCTGGCCGCTCTCTGCCTGGTGCTCAACGTgagctgcctcctcctctgcctcctccacgGCTACTTCAGCACCGAGCTGTGCCGGGGGCAACCGGGGCCCGACCG GGCAGACTGGTTCCTTCTGGACAGCCGGACGGTTCGCCACGCTGCCATCGGCTTGTTCTGCTGTGGGGTCTCAGTCTACCTAACAG ctctcGCCATCtacatgctgctgctgtttgaactGGAGGCCGGCATTGCCAGCGCTTGTATTCTCTCCTCCGGCATCATCGTCCTGCTGATCACGGTGACGCACGCCTTGGTACGGGCTTCCCAGGTTTCACGCCGCACCCGCTCCGAGGTCTCTCACACCCTGTACGAGAACGACTCTGCCCAGCACGGCGAATCCTCCACCAGCGATCTGAACAACAAAAACGTGGCtacgccccggccccggcccgagATCCACCGGgaattttccttccctcctttcctggagCGCAAATCCCAGCTGGGCTCTCCAGCCAGCAGCAACCTCACCTCCTCGGGTAGCCCTGGGCTTCGCTCCGAGAAGGAGAGCTACAACCTGCCCCGAACGCACAGGACGCTGTCGGCAGAGTCAGGCCTGCTGCAGGCACAGAGCAAGCCCTGGAACGGCGTCACGCAGGAGATGAGGAACGTGCTGTCACGCAAACCTGGAGCCTCGGGCAAGGACTCGACTCTGGTGTGA
- the BORCS8 gene encoding BLOC-1-related complex subunit 8 isoform X2, protein MYVLANEPSVALYRLQEHVRRSLPELAQHKSDMQSWEEQSQGAIYTVEYACSAIKNMTDSSVYFKSIDSLLKQAIAMKDQLNAAQGRSTVAPQAKNPPASS, encoded by the exons ATGTACGTCCTGGCCAACGAGCCCTCCGTGGCACTGTACCGGCTGCAGGAGCACGTGCGGAGATCCCTTCCAGAGCTCGCACAGCACAAG tCCGAcatgcagagctgggaggagcaAAGCCAAGGAGCCATCTACACAGTGGAGTATGCCTGCAG TGCCATAAAGAACATGACTGACAGCAGCGTGTACTTCAAGAGCATTGACAGCCTGCTCAAACAAGCCATAGCCATGAAGGATCAGCTGAATGCTGCTCAGGGCCGCAG CACTGTTGCCCCACAAGCCAAGAATCCTCCAGCCAGTTCCTGA